A single window of Nitrospirota bacterium DNA harbors:
- a CDS encoding PAS domain S-box protein — MAGKGTILVVEDSMTQAVALKHILQKHGYGVITASNGKLGLELALSTMPDLVISDVVMPVMNGYELCREIKNNKDIKRIPVILLTELKSVTDIIEGLESLSDDYITKPYDEKYLISKIESCINTDIPCDDTTNGEGFEVTYKGATRIIYSNYKKVFNLLIATYENVIHQYQEIMESRNALKKLNEELIEQTHIIKQSENMFKFFVQTVPDVIYKIDIDGRFTFINDSIRNYGYEPEELIGEHFSKIFHPNDVKNISRAEVLPHFIGKPTGNSETPKLFDERRNVERKTSGLEVHLKTKNPDLPNNAIVAEVSSYGIYRFDINKQSSELDGTLGVIRCKEDDYLGTGGIIKDITEKKRIEKALFESEKISHALMENACDAILIADVEGNLLDANKKAVELLGYDKSELLLMKYTDIHKQDELGYIIDNFQYAAKKDCHHYIETQVLRKDGSTVSVEISASPININGKRLMQGIFRDMTERKLSQEKLRRQEQLLIQQSKMAAIGEMIGVIAHQWKQPLNILGLIVQDLKDVYEYRELDADYIDNLVKNTLEQLDFMSKTVDEFRNFLKPSKEKETFYVMNIVGEVFSLLSAQLKNHLISYKITCHCHNNIYRHYSEIIPCDSTLITTYKNQLAHVLLNIISNSTEAIIERRDKGLLSADGMIGVDCYKENNLLKVEISDNGGGIPEEIMDKIFEPYFTTKEDKGTGIGLYMSKVIIEESLGGSLHAKNILDVAVFTLEFNV, encoded by the coding sequence ATGGCGGGTAAAGGAACAATTTTAGTTGTTGAAGATTCTATGACACAGGCGGTAGCGTTAAAACACATTCTCCAGAAGCATGGTTATGGTGTTATTACCGCATCAAATGGCAAACTTGGCCTTGAGCTTGCTTTAAGTACCATGCCTGACCTTGTAATAAGCGATGTTGTTATGCCTGTAATGAACGGTTATGAGCTTTGCCGTGAGATTAAGAATAATAAGGATATTAAACGAATTCCTGTAATATTGCTTACCGAGCTAAAATCCGTCACAGATATAATAGAAGGACTTGAATCACTTTCAGATGATTACATAACAAAGCCGTATGATGAGAAATATCTTATCTCTAAAATTGAATCATGTATAAATACCGATATTCCATGCGATGATACAACAAACGGTGAGGGATTTGAGGTAACTTACAAAGGGGCAACCCGTATAATTTATTCAAATTATAAGAAAGTATTCAATCTTCTTATTGCCACCTATGAAAACGTCATTCATCAATATCAGGAAATCATGGAGTCCAGAAATGCTCTTAAAAAACTTAACGAGGAACTTATCGAACAGACACATATAATCAAACAATCCGAAAATATGTTTAAGTTTTTTGTTCAAACCGTACCTGATGTAATCTATAAGATTGATATTGACGGCAGATTCACTTTTATAAATGACAGCATACGCAACTATGGATATGAACCAGAGGAACTGATAGGGGAGCATTTCAGTAAAATTTTCCATCCGAATGATGTGAAAAATATAAGCAGAGCGGAGGTTTTGCCGCATTTTATCGGAAAACCAACCGGTAATTCAGAAACACCCAAGCTTTTTGACGAAAGAAGAAATGTTGAAAGAAAAACCTCCGGCCTTGAGGTTCATCTTAAAACAAAGAATCCTGATTTGCCAAACAATGCGATTGTAGCAGAAGTATCCAGCTACGGCATATACAGGTTCGACATCAATAAACAAAGCTCAGAACTTGATGGCACACTGGGAGTTATAAGATGTAAAGAAGATGACTATTTAGGTACCGGTGGTATTATCAAAGACATTACCGAGAAAAAACGTATAGAGAAGGCTCTTTTTGAGTCGGAAAAGATATCACATGCGTTGATGGAAAATGCTTGTGATGCCATATTGATAGCCGACGTGGAGGGTAATCTGCTGGATGCTAACAAAAAGGCTGTTGAGCTACTGGGATATGATAAATCGGAACTTCTTCTTATGAAATACACAGACATTCATAAACAGGATGAACTTGGGTATATTATTGACAATTTTCAATACGCAGCAAAGAAAGACTGCCACCATTACATAGAAACGCAGGTGTTAAGAAAAGACGGCAGTACGGTTTCCGTTGAAATTTCTGCAAGCCCTATAAATATTAACGGCAAAAGACTCATGCAAGGCATATTTCGTGATATGACAGAGAGAAAGCTCTCACAAGAGAAACTTCGAAGACAAGAACAATTATTAATTCAACAATCAAAGATGGCTGCCATTGGTGAGATGATAGGAGTAATAGCACATCAATGGAAGCAGCCGTTAAATATTCTTGGGCTTATTGTCCAGGATCTGAAAGATGTTTATGAGTATAGAGAACTTGATGCAGATTACATTGACAATCTTGTAAAAAACACACTGGAACAACTTGATTTCATGTCAAAGACGGTAGATGAATTCAGAAATTTCCTTAAACCGTCAAAAGAAAAAGAAACATTTTATGTTATGAATATTGTAGGAGAAGTATTTTCACTGCTTTCAGCGCAACTCAAAAACCACTTGATATCATATAAAATCACATGTCATTGCCATAATAATATATATAGGCATTATTCAGAAATAATACCATGTGACAGTACTCTAATTACAACATATAAGAATCAATTAGCTCATGTATTATTAAATATAATAAGTAATTCAACTGAGGCTATTATAGAAAGAAGAGATAAAGGACTATTGAGCGCAGATGGGATGATAGGGGTTGATTGTTACAAAGAAAATAATTTACTGAAAGTAGAGATTAGTGACAATGGAGGGGGAATCCCTGAGGAAATAATGGACAAAATCTTTGAGCCTTATTTTACAACCAAAGAAGATAAAGGCACTGGTATTGGCCTTTATATGTCTAAAGTGATAATAGAGGAAAGTTTAGGCGGTAGCTTGCATGCAAAGAATATACTGGACGTGGCAGTATTTACATTAGAATTTAATGTGTAG
- a CDS encoding N-6 DNA methylase, with translation MTDIKSNEREFAAQVTSWLNEFLKDMTSSFEVATSETSLQVSEGKTRFPDIQICLNRQSNQGFCGWELKTPVTPVDNDELLNNAAEKARSMSADYFVTWNMTNAVIWRTPYALDAVSRVHRLKTYEPVFQVSVPDDLWVVSKRELLKAKAKEILNDLSTLHREGHLYLSDVDTTFFVHELYEAVKTLWPFIHESLITETGKSSQFKNGLFDWAVKQGIASYDAGEPFYETVSRQIVYRLLGKVLFYLTLRRFRSDIPKFELTGLNPAGIDGKIREYFQTAQQIDYQAVFEEDFPDKVPFPENAVAPLIKLIDNLNRYNFSNMPQDVIGNVFEKLIPPQERHTLGQYFTNEELVDLIISFCITTKSDRVLDPTCGTGTFLIRAYDKLRHEGAKSHKELISQIWGFDIARFPAELATINLYRQNIEDYANFPRILSKDFFEVKAGDIFKFPPPKPAPNSDFTINEPIPQFDAIVGNFPYIRQELIERRIKGYKGDIEKTLIADWRTEYSELFNNGGTKLSGQADIYAYLFFHAARLLKDSGRMGIVTSNSWLDVAYGYELQKFFLRKFKIIAVVESRCEAWFDDAAVNTVFIILELCKDIKQRSENNVKFVKIKKRLKELIPWDVKLPMDRWFNLYKLTHSIEKSGSEHYKIKNETIENNLHGRASYENDNFRINVLKQGELLDKIEDSGKTVRLGKYLRAPEIYFEIMEKCSDKLVQLKELADVRRGYTTGINEFFHLTDKKIKHWGIEEEFVSALVTSPKEIDSLIIDPDKIKLSALYCNYGKNELRRAKKMGALRYIEWGEKQRTRVGGSQKKEGVLFPDVPSVSSRNYWYSLGEKRYGNFMINRFVSERFSFPVNNSLCLIGDVAFEGVFHSDRNTLLDCAVLNSTLTFMSVEVSGRVNLGDGLLTLYGPEIESLFVPNIEKVDAKKENKIIDVFNKLSSRPVKSIFEEVKLKDRQALDSAVLKALGLDPAKYLKPLYEGLTGLVRERIDLAKSRKKAKKTKTQRDVDKLLEQVLDEIIPDGIKKFPEEFIDSKYLKDSNEISVPGETLKQGYYYMGKQDVIAEGGFKYTAESKHEAKFIIYSWRFNSFIIKIPKDAAAIVNAVNSYELYVKDIKEKLFTAYFNRTHDQRLAGTLVSRVFDELCLPNL, from the coding sequence ATGACCGATATTAAATCTAATGAGAGAGAGTTTGCGGCTCAGGTAACATCGTGGCTTAATGAATTCTTAAAAGACATGACCTCCTCATTTGAAGTGGCCACATCTGAGACCTCCCTTCAGGTATCAGAGGGTAAGACAAGATTTCCTGATATTCAGATATGCTTAAACAGGCAGAGTAATCAGGGATTTTGCGGATGGGAGTTAAAAACACCGGTAACTCCGGTTGATAACGACGAGCTGCTTAATAATGCCGCAGAAAAGGCACGCTCTATGTCTGCCGATTATTTTGTAACATGGAATATGACAAATGCAGTCATCTGGAGAACACCATACGCACTTGATGCGGTATCAAGAGTCCACAGGTTGAAAACATACGAACCGGTCTTTCAGGTCTCAGTGCCAGATGACCTTTGGGTAGTATCCAAACGGGAATTATTAAAGGCAAAGGCAAAAGAGATTTTAAATGATCTATCCACTTTACACAGAGAAGGACACCTTTACCTTAGCGATGTTGACACCACGTTTTTTGTACACGAGCTTTATGAGGCAGTTAAAACTCTTTGGCCATTCATACACGAATCGCTGATAACTGAGACAGGAAAGAGCTCTCAGTTTAAGAACGGGCTTTTCGACTGGGCGGTAAAACAGGGAATAGCCTCATATGATGCGGGGGAGCCTTTTTATGAAACCGTCTCAAGACAGATTGTTTACAGGTTGCTTGGCAAAGTCTTGTTTTATCTGACTCTCAGACGATTCCGATCGGATATTCCCAAATTTGAATTAACCGGCTTAAATCCTGCGGGTATAGACGGTAAAATAAGAGAGTATTTTCAAACAGCCCAGCAGATAGACTATCAGGCAGTGTTTGAAGAGGATTTTCCTGATAAAGTGCCTTTTCCAGAAAATGCTGTTGCTCCGCTTATTAAGCTTATAGATAACCTTAACAGATACAATTTTTCCAATATGCCGCAGGATGTTATTGGAAACGTTTTCGAGAAATTAATTCCGCCACAGGAGAGACATACGCTTGGGCAATACTTTACGAATGAAGAACTTGTGGATTTAATCATATCGTTTTGCATAACAACAAAGTCTGACAGGGTTTTGGATCCGACCTGCGGAACCGGCACTTTTCTCATCAGAGCGTATGACAAGCTAAGACATGAGGGGGCTAAAAGCCATAAAGAATTGATTTCTCAAATATGGGGATTTGATATTGCACGTTTCCCAGCCGAATTGGCAACAATCAACCTTTACAGGCAAAACATAGAGGACTACGCTAATTTCCCAAGAATACTGTCGAAAGATTTCTTTGAAGTAAAAGCCGGAGACATTTTTAAGTTTCCGCCACCTAAGCCGGCACCCAACTCTGATTTTACGATTAATGAGCCAATCCCGCAGTTTGACGCAATTGTTGGAAATTTCCCATATATACGGCAGGAACTCATAGAGAGGCGCATAAAGGGCTATAAGGGTGATATTGAAAAAACTCTCATAGCTGACTGGAGAACCGAGTATTCTGAGCTTTTCAATAACGGAGGCACAAAGTTATCAGGACAGGCTGATATTTATGCGTACCTGTTTTTTCATGCTGCAAGGCTTCTTAAAGATAGCGGTCGGATGGGCATTGTTACTTCAAATTCGTGGCTTGATGTGGCGTATGGGTATGAGCTTCAAAAATTCTTTCTGAGAAAATTCAAGATAATCGCAGTGGTAGAGTCCCGTTGCGAGGCATGGTTTGACGATGCCGCCGTTAACACGGTTTTTATAATACTTGAGCTTTGCAAAGATATAAAACAAAGAAGCGAAAATAACGTAAAATTTGTCAAAATCAAGAAACGCCTTAAAGAACTGATTCCGTGGGATGTAAAACTGCCAATGGACAGATGGTTTAATCTTTATAAGCTGACTCATTCAATCGAAAAATCAGGCTCAGAGCACTATAAAATTAAAAACGAGACGATTGAGAATAATTTACATGGCCGTGCAAGCTACGAAAACGATAATTTCAGGATAAATGTTTTAAAGCAGGGAGAGCTTCTTGATAAGATTGAAGATTCAGGTAAAACAGTACGGTTAGGTAAGTATCTGCGGGCGCCGGAGATATATTTTGAGATAATGGAAAAGTGCAGTGATAAACTTGTGCAATTAAAGGAGCTCGCTGATGTTAGAAGAGGTTATACGACAGGCATAAACGAGTTTTTTCACTTAACAGACAAAAAGATTAAACACTGGGGGATAGAAGAGGAGTTTGTATCGGCACTGGTTACATCACCAAAGGAAATAGATTCACTGATAATAGACCCGGATAAAATAAAATTATCAGCGCTTTACTGTAACTATGGTAAAAACGAATTGAGAAGAGCAAAAAAAATGGGAGCCCTCAGGTATATTGAATGGGGAGAAAAGCAAAGAACAAGGGTCGGTGGCAGTCAAAAAAAAGAAGGAGTTCTATTTCCGGATGTTCCGTCTGTTTCCAGTAGAAATTATTGGTATTCATTAGGTGAAAAAAGGTATGGTAATTTTATGATAAATCGTTTTGTAAGTGAGCGATTTTCATTCCCTGTGAATAATTCACTCTGTCTAATAGGTGATGTGGCTTTTGAGGGTGTATTCCATAGTGATCGGAATACCTTATTAGACTGTGCCGTTTTAAATTCAACTTTAACTTTTATGAGTGTGGAGGTTTCAGGACGAGTGAACTTAGGTGATGGCTTGTTGACACTTTATGGCCCTGAGATAGAGAGCTTATTTGTTCCAAATATAGAAAAAGTTGATGCTAAAAAGGAAAATAAAATTATAGATGTCTTTAATAAGCTTTCGAGTCGTCCGGTAAAGTCCATATTTGAGGAGGTTAAACTCAAAGACAGGCAGGCACTTGACAGTGCAGTGCTTAAGGCACTTGGTCTTGACCCGGCAAAATATCTAAAACCTCTCTATGAGGGTTTGACAGGTCTTGTACGAGAGCGGATTGATCTTGCTAAATCCCGTAAGAAAGCAAAGAAAACAAAAACACAAAGAGACGTAGATAAATTATTAGAACAGGTTTTAGATGAGATAATCCCTGACGGAATAAAAAAATTCCCTGAGGAATTTATTGATTCTAAATACCTTAAGGATTCAAATGAGATTTCAGTACCTGGTGAGACATTAAAGCAAGGGTACTATTATATGGGAAAGCAGGATGTTATAGCAGAGGGTGGTTTTAAATACACTGCTGAGAGTAAACATGAGGCAAAGTTTATAATCTATAGCTGGCGGTTTAACTCATTCATAATAAAAATACCAAAAGATGCGGCAGCGATAGTAAATGCTGTAAACAGTTACGAGCTCTACGTAAAAGATATTAAAGAAAAACTCTTTACGGCATATTTTAACAGAACCCACGACCAAAGATTGGCGGGTACGCTTGTAAGCCGGGTATTTGACGAACTGTGTCTGCCGAATTTGTAA
- a CDS encoding HDOD domain-containing protein has product MMLVISHSLDLHRTLELYLKKHFSWITYEKVFNDTDAFKKLQTIKDLELILSDWDDDYVDGYKLLLFSRQNPATKDLPFVMITEKHDGGSILKCVSANVSGYIKKPIDNEIIEQKLKSFLGKIYVRTNEAIQKQVNIKSLNIPPCPAIINDLRTELNKPTPALDKITELIRKDVAVTAVLLKFANSPIYGSGKVDNIVRALQVLGIKNFADMILAALLHVSLKKIGNVTETFWRHSLASATLCSFIAGKTNSKHTDSAYLMGLFHDCALPLLLNKFQEYGKYVDMAMSNSVEIIDKEDNEFSTNHTEVSALVVKSWKVDSSIVEAIKYHHNTELGTPRSMEHYSEAKELWNVIILAEHLSQYYGFSGASLIKSDEDFFNVYEKAMTELRMDVQDIKDLKEDAFTVIENISSTF; this is encoded by the coding sequence ATGATGCTTGTAATATCACATTCATTGGATTTGCACAGAACTCTTGAGCTTTATTTGAAAAAGCATTTTTCCTGGATTACTTATGAAAAAGTTTTTAATGACACTGATGCTTTTAAAAAACTGCAAACAATCAAAGACTTAGAGTTGATTTTAAGTGACTGGGATGACGACTACGTTGACGGATATAAACTGCTTTTGTTTTCAAGGCAAAATCCTGCGACAAAGGATCTCCCTTTTGTGATGATTACTGAAAAGCATGACGGCGGAAGCATTTTAAAGTGCGTTTCAGCCAACGTATCTGGATACATTAAGAAACCGATTGATAACGAAATTATTGAACAGAAACTTAAATCATTCCTCGGAAAAATATATGTGAGAACAAATGAAGCCATACAAAAGCAGGTAAACATAAAGAGTTTAAACATTCCGCCGTGTCCTGCAATAATAAATGATCTTCGGACTGAGTTAAATAAACCAACTCCGGCACTGGATAAGATCACTGAGCTTATAAGGAAAGATGTGGCTGTTACGGCGGTCTTGTTAAAGTTTGCAAATTCACCGATATACGGCTCCGGCAAGGTGGATAACATAGTGAGGGCATTACAAGTGTTAGGTATAAAGAACTTTGCCGATATGATATTAGCGGCACTATTGCATGTCTCGCTCAAAAAAATCGGCAATGTTACCGAGACATTTTGGAGACATTCTTTAGCCTCTGCCACTCTGTGTTCATTTATTGCCGGTAAGACTAATTCCAAACATACAGATTCAGCCTATCTTATGGGATTGTTTCATGATTGTGCTCTACCGCTGTTGCTAAATAAATTTCAGGAATATGGAAAATACGTTGACATGGCAATGTCTAATTCAGTTGAAATTATTGATAAGGAAGACAATGAGTTTAGCACAAACCATACAGAGGTAAGCGCACTTGTTGTAAAAAGCTGGAAAGTGGATAGCTCCATTGTTGAGGCGATAAAGTATCATCACAACACTGAGCTTGGTACTCCGCGCAGCATGGAACACTACTCTGAAGCAAAAGAACTATGGAATGTGATTATTTTAGCCGAGCATCTGAGTCAATACTATGGTTTTTCTGGCGCATCGCTGATTAAATCTGACGAGGATTTTTTTAATGTCTATGAAAAAGCGATGACAGAGCTGCGTATGGATGTACAGGACATAAAAGACTTAAAAGAGGACGCTTTTACAGTTATTGAAAACATTTCCAGTACGTTTTAA
- a CDS encoding HDOD domain-containing protein, translating to MLLIVSHSIVLHRVLEHYLKKYFPHITYDKIFNDIDGVKILEEGGTYELILSDWDDDYVDGFKLLTMVRENPETKQVPFVIITEKHDGGSILKCVNASVSGFVKKPVDFDVIDQKIKPFFEKVNVTGSDVVRKQVAIKSLNIPPCPAIVNVLRAELKKQTPALDKIVEYIQKDVALTSSIIKLASSPIYGAGRVESVLRALHILGLDNFANMVLAAILQEAIKDIGVVTETFWRHSLTSAVLCSFIANRKHPKHADIAYLAGLFHDCSIPLFLKRFPGYEKHADLALSNSTDGIALEDKQYSTNHSDVSALVVKTWKVEDVIVEAVRYHHSVDIGTPLNSAHYRDVRELWAILVLAEHISQYYGYSGTMPIKSDEDFFNVYEKAMVELQLDVIDIRDLKEDAGEVLENIADTF from the coding sequence ATGTTGCTTATAGTGTCACATTCAATAGTTTTACACAGGGTATTAGAGCATTACTTGAAGAAGTATTTTCCGCATATTACGTATGATAAGATCTTTAACGATATAGATGGCGTAAAAATCCTTGAGGAGGGTGGCACGTATGAGCTGATTTTAAGCGATTGGGATGACGACTATGTTGACGGATTCAAACTTCTAACGATGGTCAGGGAAAATCCTGAGACAAAGCAAGTGCCGTTTGTAATTATCACTGAAAAGCATGACGGTGGAAGCATTCTAAAGTGTGTTAATGCTTCAGTGTCTGGATTTGTCAAAAAACCTGTTGATTTTGATGTTATTGACCAGAAGATAAAGCCTTTTTTTGAGAAAGTTAACGTAACAGGTTCAGACGTTGTAAGAAAGCAGGTAGCTATAAAGAGTTTAAACATACCACCGTGTCCGGCTATAGTTAATGTGCTTCGGGCTGAGTTAAAGAAGCAAACTCCGGCTTTAGATAAAATTGTTGAATATATACAAAAGGATGTGGCTCTTACATCATCAATAATAAAATTGGCAAGCTCACCAATTTATGGCGCAGGGAGAGTTGAGAGCGTTCTCAGGGCACTTCATATACTTGGTTTGGATAATTTTGCCAATATGGTTTTAGCTGCCATTTTACAGGAAGCAATCAAAGATATCGGAGTAGTTACTGAGACGTTTTGGCGGCACTCGTTAACCTCTGCGGTACTGTGCTCTTTTATAGCAAACAGGAAACATCCCAAACACGCCGACATTGCGTATCTCGCAGGGCTTTTCCACGATTGCTCAATACCGTTGTTTTTAAAGAGATTCCCTGGATACGAAAAACATGCCGACTTGGCTTTGTCTAACTCCACCGATGGAATTGCACTGGAGGACAAACAGTACAGTACCAATCATTCTGACGTAAGTGCCCTTGTAGTGAAAACATGGAAAGTAGAAGATGTCATTGTTGAGGCAGTCAGATACCACCACAGTGTTGATATAGGTACGCCGCTTAACTCCGCACACTATCGCGATGTTAGAGAGTTATGGGCTATACTTGTTTTGGCAGAGCACATAAGCCAATACTACGGTTACTCAGGAACAATGCCAATTAAGTCTGACGAGGACTTCTTTAATGTCTATGAGAAGGCCATGGTGGAATTGCAACTTGATGTAATTGACATAAGAGACCTGAAGGAGGATGCCGGCGAGGTTTTAGAGAATATTGCTGATACATTTTAA
- a CDS encoding aspartate 1-decarboxylase: protein MYRCMLRAKLHMARVTEANILYSGSLTVDEDLMDLAGMYQYEKVLISNVNNGQRFETYLIPGERGSGEICLNGAAARRGVVGDKIIIFSFAYISEDEISKSYKPNIVVLSDDNKPTK, encoded by the coding sequence ATGTACAGATGCATGTTAAGGGCAAAGCTCCACATGGCAAGAGTCACGGAGGCTAATATTCTATACTCAGGCAGTCTTACCGTTGATGAAGACCTTATGGATTTAGCAGGAATGTACCAGTATGAGAAGGTGCTTATAAGCAATGTAAATAATGGCCAGAGATTTGAGACGTATCTAATTCCTGGCGAGAGGGGCTCAGGGGAGATATGTTTAAACGGAGCTGCCGCAAGAAGAGGTGTTGTTGGAGACAAGATAATTATTTTTAGTTTTGCCTACATTTCTGAGGATGAAATATCAAAAAGCTACAAACCAAACATTGTAGTACTATCTGATGACAATAAGCCAACAAAGTGA
- a CDS encoding cold-shock protein has protein sequence MSQTGKVKWFNEAKGYGFIQKEDGGDVFVHFSSIQGSGFKTLREGQSVSFDLVDEDRGQKATNVTKLD, from the coding sequence ATGTCACAGACTGGTAAAGTAAAATGGTTTAATGAGGCTAAGGGGTATGGTTTTATCCAGAAAGAAGACGGCGGCGACGTATTTGTACACTTTTCATCAATTCAGGGAAGCGGATTTAAGACCCTAAGAGAGGGACAAAGTGTTTCATTTGACCTTGTTGACGAGGATAGAGGCCAAAAAGCCACAAATGTAACTAAACTCGACTAA